One region of Macadamia integrifolia cultivar HAES 741 chromosome 11, SCU_Mint_v3, whole genome shotgun sequence genomic DNA includes:
- the LOC122094279 gene encoding alcohol dehydrogenase-like 4, translating into MGDSGENETKGKIIICKAAVVWGPGQPFSIEEVQVHPPQKMEVRMKILYTSICHTDLSAWKGENEAQQMYPRILGHEAAGIVESVGEGVTDMKEGDHVVPIFNGECGDCAYCKSEKSNLCEKFRVNPMKAVMVNDGKTRFSTLDGQQPIYHFLNTSTFAEYTVVDSACAVKIDAEAPLRKMSLLSCGVSTGIGAAWNTANVQAGSSVAIFGLGAVGLAVAEGARLRGASRIIGIDINPDKFIKGKTVGITHFINPNDLQKEEYKAVHEIIREMTEGGVDYSFECSGNLEVLRVAFLSTHDGWGLTVILGIHPSPRMLPLHPMELFDGRRIVGSVFGDFKGKTQLPHLALECMHGFVNLDGFITNELSFTDINEAFQLLANGKALRCLLHL; encoded by the exons CTGCTGTTGTATGGGGTCCAGGACAACCCTTTTCTATAGAAGAAGTGCAAGTCCATCCTCCCCAGAAAATGGAGGTCCGAATGAAGATCCTTTACACCTCCATTTGCCACACAGATCTCAGCGCTTGGAAAGGAGAG AACGAGGCCCAACAAATGTATCCTCGAATACTCGGCCACGAAGCTGCAGG AATCGTTGAGAGTGTAGGAGAAGGAGTGACGGACATGAAAGAAGGTGACCACGTGGTTCCAATCTTCAATGGAGAATGTGGAGACTGTGCTTACTGTAAGTCGGAGAAAAGTAACCTCTGCGAGAAATTCCGGGTGAATCCGATGAAAGCCGTGATGGTTAACGACGGGAAGACCAGGTTCTCCACCCTTGACGGCCAACAACCCATTTACCATTTCCTCAATACCTCCACCTTTGCGGAGTACACCGTCGTCGACTCGGCCTGTGCGGTCAAGATAGATGCGGAGGCTCCTCTGAGGAAGATGAGCTTGCTCAGCTGTGGCGTTTCTACAG GGATTGGAGCTGCTTGGAATACCGCAAACGTGCAAGCCGGATCAAGCGTGGCAATCTTTGGTTTGGGTGCTGTGGGGCTTGCT GTAGCGGAAGGAGCACGGTTAAGAGGAGCTTCTCGAATCATAGGCATCGACATCAATCCTGACAAATTTATCAAAG GTAAAACAGTAGGGATTACCCATTTTATTAACCCAAATGATCTCCAGAAAGAGGAGTACAAAGCTGTGCATGAG ATTATTCGAGAAATGACTGAAGGAGGCGTTGATTACAGCTTCGAGTGCTCAGGAAACTTGGAAGTTCTTCGGGTGGCTTTCTTGTCCACTCATGAT GGATGGGGATTGACTGTAATCTTGGGAATCCATCCATCACCAAGAATGCTTCCTCTTCATCCCATGGAACTCTTCGATGGTAGGAGAATCGTGGGGTCTGTGTTTGGAGACTTCAAAGGGAAGACCCAATTGCCTCATTTAGCCTTGGAATGCATGCATGGG TTTGTGAATCTTGATGGGTTTATCACAAACGAGCTTTCCTTTACTGACATCAATGAAGCATTTCAACTTCTCGCCAATGGGAAAGCATTGAGATGCCTTCTCCATCTCTGA
- the LOC122093744 gene encoding RNA-binding protein 38-like isoform X1: MSQQKQFQMVGGNSSGQFVDTTYTKIFVGGLAWETHRETMKRYFEQFGEIQEAVVITERNTGQSKGYGFVTFKDLDAAMRACQDPSPIIDGRRANCNLASLGANRNRPPTIQHGMAGKFRPAPGLVASPSCHSSSSMYFHQPTAQYAFPYSAYGYSGCSQETMYPVNYYSVYGGQQYSPYYTTASPGIFQNFYPFYGQYIQSILEQGFGAHRYHPPQMVQYPYVPHHLNGSPGILSLPSTSLASTTTTIGPATTSMTGTVSSTSQASAAGNNNREQNPSV, from the exons ATGTCTCAACAGAAACAATTCCAGATGGTGGGAGGAAACAGTTCTGGGCAGTTTGTGGATACAACGTATACCAAGATCTTTGTGGGAGGGTTGGCCTGGGAGACGCATAGAGAAACGATGAAGCGTTATTTTGAACAGTTCGGGGAGATCCAAGAAGCAGTGGTGATCACTGAGAGGAACACCGGACAATCAAAGGGATACGGCTTT GTCACGTTTAAGGACCTAGATGCCGCAATGAGGGCTTGTCAGGATCCATCGCCTATCATTGATGGAAGGAGGGCTAACTGCAACCTTGCATCACTTGGTGCAAATCGCAATCGACCACCAACTATTCAACATG GTATGGCTGGGAAGTTCAGACCAGCACCCGGATTGGTTGCTTCACCATCTTGTCATAGCTCCTCTTCCATGTATTTCCATCAACCCACAGCTCAATACGCATTTCCTTATTCTGCTTATGG GTACTCTGGGTGTTCACAAGAAACTATGTATCCCGTG AACTATTACAGTGTGTATGGTGGGCAACAGTATTCACCTTACTACACCACAGCATCACCGGGGATTTTCCAGAATTTCTATCCGTTCTATGGCCAATACATACAGAGCATCCTAGAGCAGGGTTTTGGAGCTCATCGGTATCATCCTCCCCAAATGGTACAGTACCCATACGTCCCTCACCACTTGAATGGTTCTCCGGGGATCCTATCACTCCCTTCTACTTCACTTGCCTCAACAACTACTACCATAGGTCCGGCAACGACGAGTATGACTGGAACAGTGTCCAGTACATCGCAAGCCTCAGCAGCAGGGAATAACAATAGGGAACAGAATCCATCAGTTTAA
- the LOC122093744 gene encoding RNA-binding protein 38-like isoform X2, translated as MVGGNSSGQFVDTTYTKIFVGGLAWETHRETMKRYFEQFGEIQEAVVITERNTGQSKGYGFVTFKDLDAAMRACQDPSPIIDGRRANCNLASLGANRNRPPTIQHGMAGKFRPAPGLVASPSCHSSSSMYFHQPTAQYAFPYSAYGYSGCSQETMYPVNYYSVYGGQQYSPYYTTASPGIFQNFYPFYGQYIQSILEQGFGAHRYHPPQMVQYPYVPHHLNGSPGILSLPSTSLASTTTTIGPATTSMTGTVSSTSQASAAGNNNREQNPSV; from the exons ATGGTGGGAGGAAACAGTTCTGGGCAGTTTGTGGATACAACGTATACCAAGATCTTTGTGGGAGGGTTGGCCTGGGAGACGCATAGAGAAACGATGAAGCGTTATTTTGAACAGTTCGGGGAGATCCAAGAAGCAGTGGTGATCACTGAGAGGAACACCGGACAATCAAAGGGATACGGCTTT GTCACGTTTAAGGACCTAGATGCCGCAATGAGGGCTTGTCAGGATCCATCGCCTATCATTGATGGAAGGAGGGCTAACTGCAACCTTGCATCACTTGGTGCAAATCGCAATCGACCACCAACTATTCAACATG GTATGGCTGGGAAGTTCAGACCAGCACCCGGATTGGTTGCTTCACCATCTTGTCATAGCTCCTCTTCCATGTATTTCCATCAACCCACAGCTCAATACGCATTTCCTTATTCTGCTTATGG GTACTCTGGGTGTTCACAAGAAACTATGTATCCCGTG AACTATTACAGTGTGTATGGTGGGCAACAGTATTCACCTTACTACACCACAGCATCACCGGGGATTTTCCAGAATTTCTATCCGTTCTATGGCCAATACATACAGAGCATCCTAGAGCAGGGTTTTGGAGCTCATCGGTATCATCCTCCCCAAATGGTACAGTACCCATACGTCCCTCACCACTTGAATGGTTCTCCGGGGATCCTATCACTCCCTTCTACTTCACTTGCCTCAACAACTACTACCATAGGTCCGGCAACGACGAGTATGACTGGAACAGTGTCCAGTACATCGCAAGCCTCAGCAGCAGGGAATAACAATAGGGAACAGAATCCATCAGTTTAA